Within the Acidobacteriota bacterium genome, the region CCTGCCAGCGCCAATCGGGTCGCACTTTGCAACAATACAGATTAAAGGTCGCCATACCAGATTCAGGATAAGTGTGACAAGCAAGGTGCGATTCGGTGAGCAGGAACAATCCCGTGATGCCACCCGGCGCGGGAAACTGTTGCCAGAGCGGTTTTCCGACAACGTGTAAATCCAGTTCTGTGATGATACGTTCGCACACCGATTGCAAAGTCGGCAAATCGCTCAAGGATGCAGATGAACATCCAAACGCATCAACTATCCATTCTGCGCCAACATTCATAAGGTTTTGCTCAATAGATTTCGGCAAGAGAATATCACGCATACCGCTTAGGATAAAAGTTCAAGGCTTATGGGTTATAGCAAGCCCTCGAATTCTGCCGCGTCCCTCAGCCCTTATCACAGCATCATTCATTCACAGCAACTGCATCTTTCACATTAAATTTCTGCCACAAATAAAAGACCGGCACGCCCAGTAAAATCAATCCGAACACAATCAATGCGCCGCTCGGCGATTCTAATTTTTCGGCGCTCGAAACCAGACCGTAATATTTCAAATCGTCAAGCACCGCATTACCCAACAAAAACATTACCGCAATAATGAACAGCGCGGGCGTCAATGGATAACCCAGCGTTTTATAAGGGCGCGCAATGTCAGGCAATTTCTTACGCAACGGATACACGGCAGCCACCCCGCCGACATAAAACGGCCACACCCCCAACACAAAAATATCCGAGAGTTGTTGAAAATTGCCGATTAGCAGCACGTACAGCACCGCCAATCCCGAAAGTAAAATGATAGAGATATGCGGCGTTTTGAATCGCGGGTGAACGGCTGCCAGTTGTTTGAAAAACAATTTATCATCTGCCATCGCAAAAATGGTGCGCGGACCCGTAAGTACCGAGCCGTTCAAGGTTCCGAATGCCGAAATCATTACGGCAATCGAAATCAAGGTCACCCCGGCTTGACCGATAATCATCGAAGCAGTGTCGGCGGCAACCAGTCGCGAGCCGGCGACCTGGCGAATGTCGAGCAGATGAAAATAGGCGAAATTCGCCAGCATATAAATCGCAATCACCGCC harbors:
- a CDS encoding S-adenosylmethionine decarboxylase; this encodes MNVGAEWIVDAFGCSSASLSDLPTLQSVCERIITELDLHVVGKPLWQQFPAPGGITGLFLLTESHLACHTYPESGMATFNLYCCKVRPDWRWQERLSEMLDAKRVTVRFVERGAVEEEEGKERRGEREKGRKGEGEMEKVTASKIQFHP